The following are encoded in a window of Pseudomonas sp. St316 genomic DNA:
- the pgaA gene encoding poly-beta-1,6 N-acetyl-D-glucosamine export porin PgaA, giving the protein MPRTVGPFIQRGLRPLFRVALCSQLCWPMLAFADTAYDQMVLDARAGHYTPALTALRQVPAGQASTAQISDHLQIASWAGLDAEVVTVYETQGRNRVLPVQALTATARAYRNLKRWDPAAELYRQALVIDPQNPDLQLGLALTQADGGQPDEAVTRAKAMVAAKPTDPMRRLALGYALTRANNPHEALFEYDQAFTRAGNSPEIAREYIYALQRARLPEPALRLARLQPGLIDRGVQRRLEGDVAAERVRLADMTSRGEQERFVIADRALADYDKLLATWTPVAEAHDDVLRWRIDRMGALNARARRAEVIAQYQKLIAEGVSIPTYALRWVASSYLEQREPEIAVGLYRQILAAPDADPAERFEDSTALYYALLESEKSEEARALAEDMAKAQHPRIELKGLPIGNPNDEWMDAQQLAAQAGTYGADLPSAEARLDTLVSQGPGNTGMRLAQADLYQARDWPRRSENLLKEVEATIPRNPDLEIAQARAAMDLQEWRQMDALTDDVVARYPENAHVKRLQRQRDVHDMAELRIEAYTGKSYGGGNGDAGAVTGSRDFGIETLLYSPPIDEDWRLFGGAGYATGDFEEGTGHHRWQRLGVERRTRDMTLEAEVSNHSYGSGDKQGARLAVARDIDDHWQYGGSLDYLSANTPLRALNSGIRSNGGSGFVRWRANESREWRLAVSPSHFSDGNNRLETQLTGREGIYSTPRVQVELGLDVGASRNSGSNEVPYFNPKSDFSVMPTVSVNHVLHRRYETTWSQQFQVGAGTYSQRDYNTAAVGLLSYGQRFIWNDVLEAGAALSWLNRPYDGDRESDLRLLVDLTYRF; this is encoded by the coding sequence ATGCCGCGTACTGTGGGTCCTTTTATTCAACGTGGTTTACGCCCGTTGTTTCGCGTCGCGCTGTGCAGCCAATTGTGCTGGCCGATGCTGGCGTTTGCCGATACCGCCTATGACCAAATGGTGCTCGACGCCCGTGCAGGCCATTACACGCCTGCGCTGACCGCGTTGCGCCAGGTGCCGGCTGGCCAGGCCAGCACTGCGCAGATCAGCGACCACCTGCAGATCGCCAGTTGGGCCGGCCTCGACGCCGAGGTGGTGACGGTCTATGAGACCCAGGGCCGCAATCGAGTGCTGCCTGTCCAGGCGCTGACCGCTACGGCTCGCGCCTATCGAAACCTCAAGCGTTGGGATCCGGCGGCCGAGCTGTACCGCCAGGCCTTGGTGATTGATCCCCAGAACCCCGACCTGCAACTCGGCCTGGCCTTGACCCAGGCCGATGGCGGTCAGCCCGACGAAGCCGTCACCCGCGCCAAGGCCATGGTCGCCGCCAAACCGACAGACCCAATGCGTCGACTGGCGCTGGGTTATGCCCTGACCCGCGCCAACAACCCCCACGAAGCGCTGTTCGAATACGACCAGGCCTTCACCCGCGCGGGCAACAGCCCAGAGATTGCACGCGAATACATCTATGCCCTCCAACGCGCGCGGCTGCCCGAGCCGGCGCTGCGCCTGGCACGTCTGCAGCCGGGGCTGATCGATCGTGGTGTGCAGCGCCGCCTGGAAGGCGACGTAGCCGCCGAACGGGTGCGTCTGGCGGACATGACCAGTCGCGGTGAGCAGGAACGCTTCGTCATTGCCGACCGCGCCCTGGCCGACTACGACAAGCTGCTCGCCACCTGGACTCCGGTGGCCGAGGCCCATGACGACGTACTCCGTTGGCGCATCGATCGCATGGGCGCTCTCAATGCCCGCGCCCGTCGCGCTGAAGTGATTGCCCAATACCAGAAGCTGATCGCAGAGGGCGTGAGCATTCCTACCTATGCCCTGCGTTGGGTGGCTTCTTCCTATCTGGAACAACGTGAACCGGAAATCGCCGTCGGGCTGTACCGCCAGATACTGGCGGCGCCGGATGCCGATCCTGCGGAGCGCTTTGAGGACAGCACTGCGCTCTACTACGCGTTGCTGGAAAGTGAAAAATCCGAAGAGGCCCGTGCACTGGCTGAGGACATGGCGAAAGCCCAGCACCCGCGCATCGAACTCAAGGGCTTGCCGATCGGCAACCCCAACGATGAGTGGATGGACGCCCAGCAACTCGCCGCCCAGGCAGGCACTTATGGCGCCGACCTGCCTTCTGCCGAAGCGCGCCTGGACACCCTGGTCAGCCAAGGCCCCGGCAACACCGGCATGCGCCTGGCCCAGGCCGATCTGTACCAGGCCCGTGACTGGCCGCGCCGTTCGGAAAACCTGCTCAAGGAAGTCGAGGCCACGATCCCGCGCAACCCTGACCTGGAAATCGCCCAGGCCCGCGCAGCCATGGATTTGCAGGAATGGCGGCAGATGGATGCACTGACCGACGACGTGGTCGCCCGCTATCCGGAAAACGCCCATGTCAAACGCCTGCAACGCCAGCGCGACGTACACGACATGGCCGAACTGCGTATCGAGGCCTACACCGGCAAGAGCTATGGCGGTGGCAACGGTGATGCCGGGGCAGTGACCGGCAGCCGGGACTTTGGCATCGAAACCCTGCTCTACAGCCCGCCCATCGATGAAGACTGGCGGCTGTTCGGCGGTGCCGGCTACGCCACCGGTGATTTCGAGGAAGGCACCGGCCATCACCGCTGGCAGCGCCTGGGCGTGGAGCGTCGCACCCGGGACATGACGCTGGAGGCCGAGGTCTCCAATCATTCCTATGGCTCCGGCGACAAGCAAGGTGCGCGCCTGGCCGTGGCCCGGGACATCGACGATCACTGGCAGTACGGCGGCAGCCTGGATTATCTCTCGGCCAATACCCCGTTGCGGGCGCTCAACAGCGGCATTCGCTCTAACGGCGGTAGCGGTTTCGTACGCTGGCGGGCCAATGAAAGCCGCGAGTGGCGACTGGCTGTCAGCCCGTCCCATTTCAGCGATGGCAACAACCGCCTCGAAACCCAACTGACCGGTCGCGAAGGCATCTACAGCACACCGCGCGTGCAAGTGGAGCTGGGTCTGGACGTGGGTGCCAGCCGTAACAGCGGCTCCAACGAAGTGCCCTATTTCAATCCGAAATCGGACTTCAGCGTCATGCCGACCGTGAGCGTCAATCACGTGTTGCACCGCCGCTACGAGACCACGTGGAGCCAGCAGTTCCAGGTCGGTGCCGGTACCTACAGCCAGCGAGACTACAACACAGCGGCCGTGGGATTGCTCAGCTACGGCCAGCGTTTCATCTGGAACGACGTGCTGGAGGCCGGTGCGGCGCTGAGCTGGCTCAACCGCCCCTACGACGGCGATCGCGAAAGCGATCTGCGCCTGCTTGTCGACCTCACTTATCGCTTCTAG
- a CDS encoding CaiB/BaiF CoA-transferase family protein codes for MGALSHLRVLDLSRVLAGPWAGQILADLGADVIKVERPGNGDDTRAWGPPFLKDARGDNTTEAAYYLSANRNKQSVTIDFTRPEGQRLVRELAAKSDILIENFKVGGLAAYGLDYESLKAINPQLIYCSITGFGQTGPYAKRAGYDFMIQGLGGLMSLTGRPEGDQGAGPVKVGVALTDILTGLYSTAAILAALAHRDHAGGGQHIDMALLDVQVACLANQAMNYLATGNAPKRLGNAHPNIVPYQDFPTADGDFILTVGNDGQFRKFAEVAGQPQWADDPRFATNKLRVANRAVLIPLIRQATVFKTTAEWVAQLEQAGVPCGPINDLAQVFADPQVQARGLAMELPHVLAGSVPQVASPIRLSETPVEYRNAPPLLGEHTLEVLQRVLGLDEAAVAAFREAGVL; via the coding sequence ATGGGCGCGCTTTCGCATCTGCGGGTGTTGGATTTATCGAGGGTCCTGGCCGGGCCGTGGGCCGGACAGATCCTGGCGGACCTGGGGGCTGATGTCATCAAGGTCGAGCGCCCCGGCAACGGTGACGACACGCGTGCCTGGGGGCCGCCTTTCCTGAAGGATGCTCGAGGCGATAACACGACCGAGGCTGCTTATTATCTGTCGGCCAATCGCAACAAGCAGTCGGTGACCATTGATTTCACGCGCCCAGAGGGGCAGCGGCTGGTGCGAGAGCTGGCGGCCAAATCCGACATTCTGATCGAGAACTTCAAGGTTGGCGGGCTGGCGGCCTATGGTCTGGACTACGAGTCGCTAAAGGCGATCAATCCGCAATTGATCTATTGCTCAATTACCGGTTTTGGCCAAACCGGCCCTTATGCCAAGCGCGCCGGGTATGACTTCATGATTCAGGGGCTGGGGGGCTTGATGAGCCTGACCGGCCGCCCTGAGGGCGATCAGGGTGCGGGGCCGGTGAAGGTGGGGGTCGCGCTGACGGATATCCTCACGGGGCTGTATTCGACTGCTGCTATTTTAGCGGCACTGGCGCATCGTGATCATGCCGGCGGCGGGCAGCACATCGATATGGCCTTGCTGGATGTTCAAGTGGCCTGCCTGGCCAATCAGGCGATGAATTACCTGGCCACAGGTAATGCGCCGAAGCGGTTGGGCAATGCTCATCCGAATATCGTGCCTTATCAGGATTTTCCTACGGCCGATGGCGATTTCATCCTTACGGTGGGTAATGACGGCCAGTTCCGAAAATTCGCTGAGGTTGCCGGCCAACCTCAGTGGGCTGATGACCCGCGTTTTGCCACAAACAAGCTGCGGGTGGCGAATCGGGCGGTGTTGATTCCGTTGATTCGCCAGGCGACGGTGTTCAAGACTACTGCTGAGTGGGTGGCTCAATTGGAGCAGGCGGGCGTGCCGTGTGGGCCAATCAACGACCTTGCCCAGGTGTTTGCCGATCCTCAGGTGCAGGCGCGTGGATTGGCGATGGAGCTGCCTCACGTACTGGCTGGTAGTGTGCCGCAGGTGGCCAGTCCGATTCGACTCTCCGAGACGCCGGTGGAATATCGCAATGCGCCTCCTTTATTGGGTGAGCATACGCTGGAGGTCTTGCAGCGAGTGTTGGGGCTGGACGAAGCCGCGGTGGCGGCGTTCAGGGAGGCGGGGGTCCTATGA
- a CDS encoding acyl-CoA dehydrogenase: MAGKASFNWIDPLLLDQQLTEEERMIRDTAEQFAQQKLAPRVLEAFRHEKTDPAIFREMGEVGLLGATIPEQYGGSGLNYVSYGLIAREVERVDSGYRSMMSVQSSLVMVPINEFGTEAQKQKYLPKLASGEWIGCFGLTEPNHGSDPGAMITRARKVEGGYSLTGSKMWITNSPIADVFVVWGKDDAGDIRGFVLEKGWKGLSAPAIHGKVGLRASITGEIVMDNVFVPEENIFPDVRGLKGPFTCLNSARYGISWGALGAAEFCWHTARQYTLDRQQFGRPLAANQLIQKKLADMQTEITLALQGCLRLGRMKDEGTAAVEITSIMKRNSCGKSLDIARMARDMLGGNGISDEFGIARHLVNLEVVNTYEGTHDVHALILGRAQTGIQAFY; this comes from the coding sequence ATGGCCGGTAAAGCGAGCTTCAACTGGATCGATCCATTGTTGCTGGATCAGCAGCTCACCGAAGAAGAACGCATGATCCGCGACACTGCCGAGCAGTTCGCCCAGCAGAAGCTCGCGCCGCGGGTGCTGGAAGCGTTTCGCCATGAGAAGACCGACCCGGCGATTTTTCGCGAGATGGGTGAGGTGGGCCTGCTGGGGGCAACCATTCCTGAGCAGTACGGCGGCAGTGGGCTGAATTACGTCAGCTATGGCCTGATCGCTCGTGAAGTGGAGCGCGTCGATTCCGGTTATCGCTCGATGATGAGCGTGCAGTCGTCGCTGGTCATGGTGCCGATCAATGAATTCGGTACCGAGGCGCAAAAACAGAAGTATCTGCCAAAGCTGGCGTCTGGTGAATGGATCGGTTGCTTTGGTCTGACTGAGCCGAACCATGGTTCCGACCCGGGCGCGATGATTACTCGTGCACGCAAAGTGGAAGGCGGCTACAGCCTGACGGGTAGCAAAATGTGGATTACCAACAGTCCGATCGCCGACGTCTTTGTCGTCTGGGGTAAGGACGACGCTGGCGATATCCGCGGCTTCGTTCTCGAGAAGGGTTGGAAGGGCCTGAGTGCGCCGGCTATTCATGGCAAGGTCGGCCTGCGCGCCTCCATCACTGGTGAAATCGTGATGGACAACGTATTCGTTCCGGAAGAGAACATTTTTCCCGATGTCCGCGGCCTGAAGGGCCCGTTTACTTGCCTGAACTCGGCGCGTTATGGCATCTCCTGGGGCGCCTTGGGGGCGGCTGAGTTCTGCTGGCATACCGCCCGCCAGTACACGCTGGACCGACAGCAGTTTGGGCGTCCGCTGGCTGCCAATCAGTTGATCCAGAAGAAGCTGGCCGACATGCAGACCGAAATCACGCTGGCCTTGCAGGGATGCCTGCGTCTGGGGCGTATGAAAGATGAAGGCACGGCGGCGGTCGAGATCACCTCGATCATGAAGCGCAACTCCTGCGGCAAATCTCTGGATATCGCTCGCATGGCGAGGGACATGCTGGGCGGCAATGGTATTTCCGATGAGTTCGGCATCGCTCGTCATCTCGTGAACCTGGAAGTCGTAAACACCTACGAAGGTACCCACGACGTTCATGCGCTGATCCTGGGGCGTGCGCAAACCGGTATCCAGGCGTTCTATTAA
- the pgaB gene encoding poly-beta-1,6-N-acetyl-D-glucosamine N-deacetylase PgaB gives MPVISRFILLLGVLLISACAQQAPAFTPPSQRPLAANDAPWPKNHVLGIAYHDVDDRDPDQALVAVRTERLIEQLAWLRENNYQPVTVDQIITARNGGPQLPPRAVLLSFDDGYASFYTRVMPILRAYNWPAILAPVGSWVDTPLNQTVDFAGMPRKRSEFLTWEQIREVSKSGLVEIAAHTDANHKGVLANPQGNQQPAATTRRYDPATGGYETEADFQARLRMDVAAISEKIRKVTGYSPRVWVWPYGEADGTALQVIGSEGYQMALTLEDGLDSLDNLMSGPRFLVASDPDGAHFAESIVSVQTIDPMRVVHVDLDYVYDPDPVQQEANVGKLVQRISDLGANTVFLQAFADPQGDGLVRSLYFPNRHLPVRADLFDRVAWQLRTRANAKVYAWMPVLSFALDAKLPRVQRWDPKTGKTDVAPDQYVRLSPFDPNVRKVIGEIYEDLARMSSLDGVLYHDDAVFSDFEDASPAALKVYAANGLPTSIATLRDDPAAMQRWTRFKSRYLIDFTHELTAKVRAIRGPQVLTARNIFAEPMLNPESEAWFAQNLDDFLGAYDWTAPMAMPLMEKQTLAQSGPWLERLAQTVKSRPGALKRTVFELQARDWDSQPAADIDGKRLADWMGRLKRQGVTSFGYYPDNFIEDQPAVKTVRPALSNKWNP, from the coding sequence ATGCCTGTCATTTCGCGATTCATCCTTCTGCTGGGGGTCTTGCTGATCAGCGCTTGTGCCCAGCAAGCCCCGGCGTTTACGCCGCCCTCACAGCGCCCGCTGGCGGCCAATGACGCCCCGTGGCCGAAGAACCATGTGCTGGGCATCGCCTACCACGATGTCGACGACCGCGACCCGGACCAGGCGCTGGTCGCCGTGCGTACCGAACGCCTGATCGAACAACTGGCGTGGCTGCGGGAAAACAACTACCAGCCGGTCACGGTGGATCAGATCATCACGGCCCGCAATGGCGGCCCGCAACTGCCACCGCGTGCGGTGCTGTTGAGTTTCGACGACGGCTACGCAAGCTTCTACACCCGCGTCATGCCCATCCTGCGTGCCTATAACTGGCCGGCGATCCTCGCCCCGGTCGGCAGTTGGGTGGATACACCGCTCAATCAAACGGTGGATTTCGCCGGGATGCCGCGCAAGCGTTCCGAGTTCCTGACCTGGGAACAGATTCGCGAGGTCTCCAAATCGGGCCTGGTGGAAATCGCCGCCCACACCGACGCCAACCACAAAGGCGTGCTCGCCAACCCGCAAGGCAACCAGCAACCCGCCGCGACCACCCGGCGCTACGACCCCGCCACTGGTGGCTATGAGACCGAGGCCGATTTCCAGGCTCGCTTGCGCATGGACGTGGCGGCCATTTCCGAGAAAATCCGCAAGGTCACCGGCTACAGCCCCCGCGTCTGGGTCTGGCCTTATGGGGAAGCCGACGGCACCGCGTTGCAGGTGATTGGCAGTGAGGGCTATCAGATGGCCCTGACCCTGGAGGACGGACTCGACAGCCTGGACAACCTGATGAGCGGCCCACGCTTTTTGGTGGCGTCCGATCCAGATGGGGCCCATTTCGCCGAAAGCATCGTGTCGGTGCAGACGATTGACCCGATGCGCGTGGTGCATGTCGACCTGGATTACGTCTACGACCCGGACCCGGTGCAGCAGGAGGCCAATGTCGGCAAGTTGGTCCAGCGCATTTCCGACCTGGGCGCCAACACGGTGTTCCTGCAAGCCTTTGCCGATCCCCAAGGCGACGGTCTCGTGCGTTCGTTGTACTTCCCCAACCGTCACCTGCCGGTACGCGCCGACCTGTTCGACCGGGTTGCCTGGCAGTTGCGCACCCGGGCCAATGCCAAGGTCTATGCCTGGATGCCGGTGCTCAGTTTCGCCCTGGACGCCAAGCTGCCACGGGTACAGCGTTGGGATCCGAAAACCGGCAAGACTGACGTCGCCCCGGACCAGTACGTGCGCTTGTCGCCGTTCGACCCGAACGTGCGCAAGGTCATCGGCGAGATCTACGAAGACCTGGCACGGATGAGCTCGTTGGATGGCGTCTTGTATCATGATGACGCGGTGTTCTCCGACTTCGAGGATGCCAGCCCTGCGGCCCTGAAAGTCTATGCCGCCAACGGCCTGCCGACGTCCATCGCTACCCTGCGTGACGACCCTGCGGCGATGCAACGCTGGACCCGCTTCAAGAGTCGCTACCTGATCGACTTCACCCACGAGCTCACCGCCAAGGTTCGGGCCATTCGCGGCCCACAGGTGCTGACGGCGCGCAACATTTTTGCCGAGCCGATGCTCAACCCGGAAAGCGAAGCCTGGTTCGCCCAGAACCTCGACGATTTCCTCGGCGCCTATGACTGGACCGCCCCGATGGCCATGCCGTTGATGGAAAAACAGACCCTCGCGCAATCGGGTCCATGGCTGGAGCGCCTGGCCCAGACCGTCAAGTCCCGGCCCGGAGCCCTCAAGCGCACGGTGTTCGAATTGCAGGCCCGTGACTGGGACAGCCAACCGGCTGCCGACATCGACGGCAAACGGCTGGCCGACTGGATGGGGCGTCTCAAGCGCCAAGGCGTGACCAGTTTCGGCTACTACCCGGACAACTTCATCGAAGACCAGCCCGCTGTGAAAACCGTGCGGCCGGCGCTCTCCAACAAGTGGAATCCTTGA
- the pgaD gene encoding poly-beta-1,6-N-acetyl-D-glucosamine biosynthesis protein PgaD, protein MKIVRTRQRPFLVVIDVFFTVLAWVGLLYLLVNGLWPLFASQAGPRPGGSLFDTLGTLQVYGWIALVNAVLLITWARYQQRKSRRFAQRRSPAPVVNDQGLSASFKLTDERLDTLRQPGSKTIHNNQDGDISHVVPHFHLLSPDLQPPPLAPMERPCVIHLPADQSVH, encoded by the coding sequence ATGAAAATTGTCAGGACCCGGCAACGGCCTTTTCTAGTGGTCATCGATGTGTTTTTTACCGTGCTGGCGTGGGTGGGGCTGTTGTATCTGCTGGTCAATGGGTTGTGGCCGCTGTTTGCGAGCCAGGCCGGTCCGCGCCCGGGAGGGTCTCTGTTCGATACCCTGGGAACCTTGCAGGTCTATGGCTGGATCGCGTTGGTCAACGCGGTGCTGTTGATTACCTGGGCGCGTTACCAACAGCGCAAAAGCCGCCGCTTCGCCCAGCGCCGGTCGCCGGCCCCGGTAGTGAATGACCAGGGCTTGAGCGCCAGTTTCAAGTTGACCGACGAGCGCCTGGACACGCTGCGCCAGCCCGGCTCGAAGACTATTCACAACAACCAGGACGGTGATATCAGCCACGTCGTGCCGCACTTCCACTTGCTCAGCCCCGACTTGCAGCCACCGCCGCTGGCGCCAATGGAGCGGCCCTGCGTGATTCACCTGCCAGCCGATCAGTCCGTACATTGA
- a CDS encoding YdgA family protein, whose translation MNKSASILLGIVVAVGAVSAGGAWYTGTKLEGVLTNAIADSNKQMQTALAGSNSTATLELVSMDRGTFSSTAHYRLKGEGEIFGGEPVELLFVDQIEHGPLPFSRLITLKWLPVMATSHTALERNPLTDKWFAATKDQSPLKGVVNLGYDQSINGTYELLPVDTKLDEQSQLTFSGLKIDLAASAQAQKVKADGYMDSFKLTTVAEDQTRVQVELNGLTLASNLSKSSYGYYMGDNTLLMSSTKATFGEPKSVLGLKNFEMKNSSTESGTSASGRADYKIGELSFNDKTIGSAQMAVSLKNLDIPATMSLMQIYQTKLQPYEKAAAEAAAAGEPAPELSLTEAEEAQVKADLEKLLAGAPQVALENLSFSTANGESRANLIVDLAKPQSMDLPPDELGRQLLALLDFNVKVSKPMLVDLMTVQAQMEGQTDAKLIADQATATSDMFSAMAVGSELATLEGNDVVTKLHYANNQVDFNGQKMTVEQFTAFVMSKLGGGVAVQ comes from the coding sequence ATGAATAAATCAGCAAGCATACTTCTGGGAATCGTTGTGGCTGTCGGTGCTGTCAGCGCAGGCGGCGCCTGGTACACCGGGACCAAACTCGAAGGCGTGTTGACGAACGCTATTGCCGATAGCAACAAGCAGATGCAGACAGCCTTGGCCGGGTCTAACAGCACCGCCACCCTGGAGCTGGTCTCCATGGACCGTGGGACGTTCAGCAGCACCGCCCACTACCGCCTCAAGGGCGAGGGCGAGATCTTCGGTGGCGAGCCGGTTGAGCTGCTCTTCGTCGACCAGATCGAGCACGGACCACTGCCATTTTCGCGCTTGATAACGCTCAAATGGCTGCCGGTCATGGCCACCAGTCACACCGCGCTTGAGCGCAATCCGCTGACTGACAAGTGGTTTGCCGCCACCAAGGATCAATCGCCGCTCAAAGGTGTAGTCAACCTGGGTTACGACCAATCCATCAATGGCACCTACGAGCTGCTGCCCGTGGATACCAAGCTGGATGAGCAATCCCAGCTCACTTTCTCCGGTCTTAAAATCGACTTGGCCGCCAGCGCCCAGGCCCAGAAGGTCAAGGCCGACGGCTACATGGACAGCTTCAAGCTGACCACCGTTGCCGAAGACCAGACGCGGGTGCAGGTTGAGCTGAACGGCCTGACATTGGCCAGCAACCTGAGCAAAAGCTCCTACGGTTACTACATGGGTGACAACACCCTGCTGATGAGCAGCACCAAGGCCACTTTTGGTGAGCCCAAGTCGGTGCTGGGCCTGAAGAACTTCGAGATGAAGAACAGCAGCACCGAAAGCGGTACCAGCGCTTCGGGGCGTGCCGATTACAAGATCGGTGAGTTGTCGTTCAACGACAAGACCATTGGTTCGGCGCAGATGGCAGTCAGCCTGAAGAACCTGGACATCCCGGCCACCATGTCGCTGATGCAGATTTACCAGACCAAGCTGCAACCCTACGAAAAAGCGGCTGCCGAGGCCGCAGCTGCCGGTGAGCCGGCGCCAGAGCTGAGCCTGACCGAAGCTGAAGAAGCGCAGGTCAAGGCTGATCTGGAGAAACTCCTGGCCGGCGCCCCGCAAGTGGCGTTGGAAAACCTGTCGTTCAGCACCGCCAATGGTGAGAGCCGCGCCAACCTGATCGTTGATCTGGCCAAGCCGCAGTCCATGGACCTGCCACCGGATGAATTGGGCCGTCAGTTGCTCGCCCTGCTGGATTTCAACGTCAAGGTTTCCAAGCCGATGCTGGTGGACCTGATGACCGTGCAGGCACAGATGGAAGGCCAGACGGATGCCAAGTTGATCGCCGATCAGGCCACGGCCACCAGCGATATGTTCAGCGCCATGGCGGTCGGTTCGGAACTGGCAACGCTTGAAGGCAACGATGTTGTCACCAAGCTGCACTACGCCAACAATCAGGTCGATTTCAACGGCCAGAAGATGACCGTCGAGCAATTCACGGCATTCGTGATGAGCAAGCTGGGTGGTGGCGTCGCCGTCCAGTAA
- the pgaC gene encoding poly-beta-1,6-N-acetyl-D-glucosamine synthase, which yields MLDRLLALLVLAIVLGVPLGLIFLVTGQFLMDFVFFYPLFMSGLWIAGGLYFWLHWERHWPWKDDTLPPPLAGEPLISILIPCFNEGDNVADTIHAALGQHYPNIEVIAINDGSKDNTAQMLDQLAAEDPRLRVLHLAENQGKAVALRMGAIAARSEYLVCIDGDALLAPNTCAYLVAPMLDNARLGAVTGNPRIRTRSTLIGRVQVGEFSSIIGLIKRTQRVFGRIFTVSGVIVAFRRTALHRVGYWSPDMITEDIDISWKLQLDHWSIFYEPRALCWILMPETLRGLWRQRLRWAQGGAEVLFKNIRGIWQYRHRYLWPLLFEYCLSTGWAFTFLLSVIFWGAGKFVEMPAAIAVDHLMPPAFTGLLLAVVCLLQFAVSILIDRRYEKGLWHIMFWVVWYPLVFWLISLFTTLVSFPKVLFGQHQKRARWISPDRGIKPFDDQEEEVIR from the coding sequence ATGCTCGACAGACTGCTCGCCCTGCTGGTGCTGGCGATCGTCCTTGGGGTGCCCCTGGGCCTGATTTTCCTGGTCACCGGACAATTCCTGATGGACTTCGTGTTCTTTTACCCGCTGTTCATGTCCGGGCTGTGGATCGCCGGCGGCTTGTATTTCTGGCTGCACTGGGAGCGCCACTGGCCCTGGAAGGACGACACCTTGCCACCGCCCCTGGCCGGCGAGCCGTTGATCAGCATCCTGATCCCGTGCTTCAACGAAGGCGATAACGTCGCCGACACCATTCACGCGGCGTTGGGCCAGCATTACCCGAACATCGAAGTCATCGCCATCAACGACGGCTCGAAGGACAACACGGCCCAGATGCTCGATCAGTTGGCGGCTGAAGACCCGCGCCTGCGCGTCCTGCACCTGGCAGAAAACCAGGGCAAGGCCGTGGCCCTGCGCATGGGCGCCATCGCGGCGCGCAGCGAATACCTGGTGTGCATCGACGGTGACGCGCTGCTGGCGCCGAACACCTGTGCCTATCTGGTGGCGCCTATGCTGGACAACGCCCGCCTCGGCGCGGTGACCGGCAACCCGCGGATTCGCACCCGCTCGACGCTGATAGGCCGGGTCCAGGTTGGCGAGTTCTCCTCGATCATCGGCTTGATCAAGCGCACCCAACGGGTGTTCGGGCGGATCTTCACCGTGTCCGGCGTGATCGTCGCGTTCCGGCGCACCGCCCTGCACCGGGTTGGCTATTGGAGCCCGGACATGATCACCGAAGACATCGACATCAGTTGGAAGCTGCAACTGGATCACTGGAGCATCTTCTACGAGCCGCGCGCGCTGTGCTGGATCCTTATGCCCGAAACCCTGCGCGGCCTGTGGCGGCAACGGCTGCGCTGGGCCCAGGGTGGCGCGGAAGTGTTGTTCAAGAACATTCGTGGCATCTGGCAATACCGCCACCGCTACCTGTGGCCGCTGTTGTTCGAATATTGCCTGTCCACCGGTTGGGCGTTCACGTTCCTGCTGTCGGTGATTTTCTGGGGCGCCGGTAAGTTCGTCGAGATGCCGGCGGCCATCGCGGTCGATCACCTCATGCCGCCAGCCTTCACCGGTCTGTTGCTGGCGGTGGTGTGTCTGCTGCAGTTCGCCGTGAGCATCCTGATTGATCGGCGCTACGAAAAAGGCCTGTGGCACATCATGTTCTGGGTGGTCTGGTACCCGTTGGTGTTCTGGCTGATCAGCCTCTTCACCACCCTGGTGAGTTTTCCAAAAGTGCTGTTCGGGCAGCATCAGAAGCGTGCGCGCTGGATCAGTCCGGATCGCGGTATCAAGCCGTTCGATGATCAGGAAGAGGAAGTGATCCGATGA